Part of the Mauremys reevesii isolate NIE-2019 linkage group 4, ASM1616193v1, whole genome shotgun sequence genome is shown below.
ctcatctagacgcgatatattgaactccgaacgcgctcccgtcgactccggaactccaccaccgcggagtcgacgggggagccgcggacgtcgatcccgcgccgtgaggacgggtaagtagttcaaactaaggtagtttgacttcagctacgctattcgcgtagctgaagtcgcgtaccttagtttgacccccccctctcccccccagtgtagaccaggcctaaggtgccacaaatactcctgttcttttcttcCAGGTAACAATGTGTCTTGTCAAATATTTGTTACTAAAGTTGATGATTTCTTGGCCTATAGAAACTAAGTATTCATGAATATTCCTTTTAGTACTGAAAGGAGTTGATGCAAAACTTGAAGTGCAGAATATAGTCCCAGTTTCTGCCTTGTGAAGCTGCCCTATTATGCTATTTCAATGTTGAACAGATGCCCTAGGCTGCTTTAACTTGAAGCAACTGGCAGTCGCCAGAATGTTCCAGAACTCCCTTTCTTCCTGTGCTAAGCATGGAAAATGAGCAAGACAATATTTGTGAAAACTGcttcatttttttcttaaaacaaaaatgaaatctgTAAGGCTGGTGTTACGAATTGAAGACCTGGTTCTGTAGAAAACATTACAATTCACATTTCTCTGGGTATAAGTATTATGCCTAGATGGCAGAATTAGACCTTAGAATGAGTTGTTATTCATTAAGTAAAGGGTAAAAGCTATCTTTGCATTGTTAATCAAGTGTTCATTgtttctgtttttgttgttgttccttcTAAGGTTGATGGGAAGTATGGCACTATCCAATCACTATCGTTCAGAGGATTTATTGGATATTGACACAGCAGCTGGGGGATTTCAACAGCGTCTTGGTTTGAAACAATGTCTTCCTCTAACCTTTTGCATTCACACTGGCCTGAGTCAATACATGGCACTGGAGAGTGTGGAGGGTCGTAATAAATATGAGATCTTCTACCAATGTCCAGTaaggaaaaaatgtttgtttataaaTGTATCTTTTTGATAAAACTGGCATTTGTCCTTTGCATGTTATAAAACGTGACATATACAGTATGCACAGTTTAATGAGTGGATGCTCTGTATACTATGAGAACATTTAACTGGTAAATAAAAATGTCTTTGAGTTGCCCTCGGGTGTACACCAAAATTACCCAAGAAGACTGTTTAACACAACAGTGATGTGACCGTAGTGTGTAATgcagttactcctgggggaattctgtgccactgcgcaatgcagaattttgcagaaattaacattgTGCGTGCAGAATTTTCTTTCCCCCaaagaaatgggctgcagtgctgctagctgCTACTAGGGGTCACTGGActtggcagagcccagcttgcacatagaagactctgccgggggggggaggggggggggagagctagagggttcctggcagctgcagttcccagcatgccctgaggaaAGGAGAGGGCGGCATGCAGGAAACTCTGTGCAAGCCTGGGACAGAGCAACAGtctttctctccctctggatcccttggttctgggatggagggggattctgcagctggggatggggtgtgggtatctgggctgggggagggcccCGCGGTTGGGCTCTGAGGAGGAGGATGTTTGGGTGTATTGGCTGGGGGACCTGCAGGTGGGCTTTGTGGGTAAGAGGTTGTGAGTGTCTGCCCTCCTgactgggctctggggaggggaaaggggcagagaaacaggaactgggttgtcataggtttttttttttttttttttaaactctctactcctgggcgAATttttgtgtctgtattgttatagacatacttgctgacaggtattttgaaataaatgaccaaaataatGGAAACTGGCATGATTTAGTGTTGTTTTGACAAGTAAAATTTGtggaattttgcagaattttaaaatgtgcgcagctttttaattttttttggtgcagaatgcccccagTAGTAATGATTGTAGCCAACGTCTATGTAGATTTTAAGACATAATAGGTCAAACTCATCACTGCTCTAATCTATTTAATTTGGTAGAATTATGCCAGGCATGAATTTGTCCCAATCTCTTTCAGCAAGTCACGCTTTTTCATTGTTAAACTTTGTTTTGCATGGTGGGGGATTTTGGCAGTGAGTTATAGACTTGTTTTCTAgaaacagcaaaacaaagaaaatattggATATGATCTTTTTGGGAAATATACAATGCTTACTCTACAGTGAAAGAACAGAAGATCAgtgttacttaaaaaaaaaaaagacagacaatTTAATCTTGTTGAAAGCTTTATAAAATTGCTTCTGATACTACAATGATGGCAACACCCTAATATCGGAGTCTGGGTGTTCTCGCGTGCACTggtataattccattgatttcagtggagtttacTCCTAAGTCTCATTAGTGTGTGGAGAGAATCAAGCCCTCAGTTCCTGAACAGCTTTGTCTCTTTCACGGATTAAAGTGTGAGTATAGTCAGAAAAGGGATTGTCAAGATATTCTCTCTAAGTGTCAGAGGTGTaggcgtgttagtctggatcagtaAAAAGTGATGaattcatctgacaaagtgggtagtcacccacgaaagcttaagctccagtacgtctgtttgcctataaggtgccacgggactctttttGTCTCTCTTTAATAAGTGGATCTGCTATCAGTGTTCTATTTTATTGATAGAAAAAAACATTTCCTACTCAGGTTAGCATTGCTGAACCAGTGCAGCTTGTCCACTGTCACCAACAAAATTATTTACTAAACTCCAGTTGTAGATTTTGTACTATCTGTGGAAAATGCACAGAGTGAACTCAGCTTGACTTCCCTATTTCAGGTTGAGTTTACAGCATTAGCAATTATAAgctaacttttaaaatatttctgttaGAACTTTCTAACTGGTCAGGTTGTACATTACTTACTGAActgtgcattttaaaaacatacacCAAGGTTAAATCTAGAAACCTCAAAAGCAAGGTCACTCACATTCAAGAATAAACTTCTTAATTATTCTCATTGTACTAAAATTATTGCAATACATATTAATTGGCATCACAGTAAAACTGCAATGACAAGCAACAACAGATACCTTGGCTACAGTCTGAGTCTTAATTTTGAATTGGAATTGAGCTAAAACCCCTTGAAAAGCAGTTGTTGAAACTGATGACCTAATTCTAGCTGTCCATGGGATTCAGCGCAAATTTGTAAAGAGAGATGCTGGGAGCTTGGAACTCTCAAGTAACAGTTATTTATTATAGAACCTTAACCTGTTGGGATCTGCTAGTTATTTTCCTCATGTGTAGCAATGGGAGTTCTAGTCACCTGACATTGATGGGGACATTGAAAAAAATCTTGTTCACCTTCTTTGTTATGCTAAATGTCTATTTTGCCTGGAGTATATTATGAGAAATTGAAGGCATTTAAATGTTAATAATTGTGTTCCTCTTGAGACAATACAGACTCTTTGGTAGGAAGGAATATAAAGACAGGAGCTCTAAAAATTAGGTGGAGTTAGTTTTCAGATTATTCTAAGCCTGATTAGTGGAATGTCCCAACTGTGTGTTCGAATGCTCAACTTGGCACTTAAACACATGGGACAGACATGTGTGTCTTAAATACTGATTTGAACATCTGATTGTGGGATTTGGATGCTCTATTGAAGAAGTTAGGTTTGGGCCTAGATAATACTAGGAAAATACTCAGGTATTTAGGATGTCAAGAAAAAACATCAGTCTGCTTTTCAATATACTCACTTAATTTTTGTTCCTTTTCTAGGATCAGATGGCCCGTAATCCATCTGCTATTGATATGTTCATTACAGGTAAGAGCATGTTGTAGTGGGGTGCGGGGGGAAATATTCATGCAAAAAATATCTTGTTTAGAGATGCCAGCATATCTAACCACTTCATTCTGTCTTAAGTTGCATATGTTAATAAATATACCTATGCTGAGAGCTGTTTAGTACATTTGCACAACATTTTGACCTGCACAAAGTAAGCACTAAAGTTGTACATGTATTCTTACTGCTGAGAAACTTATAACCCGTATTGGAACTTGAACAATTAATTGAAATCAGTTCCAAAACAGTTTTATTTCCCTCCTGATGCTTGTTACGTCACACCTCTGTTTTTGAGTTATTCAACACACTGGTCAGTCTGACAAAACATGTAGCAACCTTTAGGGTAACCATCAGAGGAGCTGTCGGAGACAGGTCGTTCAAAAACACCATTAACTGTAGCCTGGGAGAGGGAATTTTTAGTAGCCTTTGCAATCATGTCACAGGTTCAATATATATTGTGCCTCTCAATGAAAATTTTCCTTTTCGGGTATAGTTAAATTTAGAAGAAATGTTCCTGGATTTTTCAGGTTCTCTCTCTAACTGCATTGTTCAAAGCAtaaggaggggagaggaagattttggagtcattacTTGATGACTATAGAATCCTTATGATGTTCTGTTGACATGGGCTGGGACTGTAGTAGAAAGTTTCTTGAATCCTCACCCCCCTTTTCTACTGAAGGCTATtggtagagccctaccaaattcatggccgtgaaaaacatgtcatggactgtgaaatctggactcccctgtgaaatctgcttttttgtgtatttttaccctGTGCTATATAGATTTCataggggagaccagtgtttctcaaactgggggttctgacccaaaagaaggtgggggggggtcacaaggttatcaTAGGAggattgtggtattgccacccttacttctgcactgctgctggcggcagcactgccttcacagctgggcccACATGAATCATGaaattttactattttaaaaaaaatgctatgatcatgaaatttaccaaaatggaccaaaacttggtagggccctagctattGGCTACGGAAGCCTTCAACTAACTGAACTGCTTTCCTGTTGAGTGAAAATAGTACCTTAATTTAGACTTCCATTAATATGCATAATCTATGCTAACCTGTATCACAGGTTGTTTCTAGTGTAACACCAATGGTGAGTAATAGCCCCACTGGGCCATGCCATAATGCTTTCATTTCTGGGTAAAAGGAAAGGCAAGAGAAACTCTAACGAAGACTTCCTAGTCTTCTAGTCCTGCAATTTTGGACTTGCAGTGGCTGTATATTGGAAAACATGTCACttattccaccccagaggtagctgtaTTGCAGTGCTGGGTGATGAAATCACCATCTGTCGTCTTCCTCACAAGAGTATTGAGGTTTACTGTCTCGTTCTTTGAAATCGTCAAATGAAAAGTGTTGTAGAAGTTCAAAGTACTATTCTAATTATTTGCAATTTGTGAGGAAAATGAACTATTTTAGAGATAGTGACTGCAGTGATCTAGCGTTAATTATCACTTTGGGTTGGCCTTGTCCTTATGGAAACAATGACTTCCAGTTGTTGTTCACCAGTATGATGGCACAGCATATTCCATGTAGATGAGAAGATTAATCTGCTAAGTATTTCCTACTTTCATATAAAAACCAAGTGTTCAAACTGCAGAGTGAATCATACAGCTAGTGTGCACCCCAAACTCTAGCATTTCAAGGCCAAGACAAAATGTTGAAGATGATTGGGTGGGTGATAGAAGAAGGAAAATGGAGAAGAGAAATTACTGAAGACTTCTAAGCAACAGAGGAGCCCCAAAGATGACAGGACAGTACAAATAATTAATTGgctttttaggaaaaaaattagGAACAAGAGATAAGAAAATTGTGTTAATTATTGCTTTGTGACATAGCAACCCTGTGTAGCTTGGGAGAAATAGAATATTATGAAATCATTAACTTAAAACTAAACATTTCACATCAATAATATAAACCAAAATTTAAAGAACTATTGATCTTCCATTACTAAAACCCACAGTACGTTGGTTGAATTAATTGAATTACCTATAGCGTATTTCACATATAGAGGATAATGTCTTGACTTTGACAGAGTCCCTTTAATGAACAAGgctgaatctgccccattacTGAATTTTTATGATCCTGATAAATCCAGCTGTTCTCAAAATGACGACTGCAGGTTTTTGGAAAGCTGTTTCTATATTGGGTGACCTATAAACCCAGAGCTCTGAGCCTTATGGTGGTAACAGGTGTAGATGTTGCACATTCTTCTACCCTACTTTCCAGCTTTGTTCTTGTGAGTACAGAAACTTGCAAAATTTGCTAGATTTCTTAGAAACTTTAATACCTTACCTGTTTTAAACATGCAGATACCTGTGAGCCAAAACCAAGCTTGCAGGTCCAGTAATAGACCTACCAGCTTTAGCAAATAGAATATTGGATTAACTGTGGAGTACAGTGCCTAGGAAATGGGTATAGTAATTACATTACTTGTAAAGCCAACATCTCCTTAAATCATGCAGTACCAGCAAAGGTTTAAAAGGCAGTTGTTGAAGTATAAAAGCATCCGGAATTGTGCGAGGTACTTCACAATATAAATAGAAAGTCATGGTTCCTGGCCTGAAGAGTATGCAGTCTCATTTTAGCTGTGACACAGAGAGTGGAGGATAACAAGCAAACCATTTAAGCCACAATTCAGTTCCCAGCAAAAGCAGAGTTCAACGTCTTGAATAGAGCAGGATGAGGAATGTGTTACTCCGCTACAGAGGTCTGGGAATTGTTTATATTAAGGCCTACTAGCTTTTATATTgcctatgttttaaaaaaaaagttgtaactGGTTTAATTATAAGAGTACCTGTTCTTGTAAAACTTTCCCTCTTTGGCATTTAGGTACTTCTTATTTGGAGTGGTTCACATCTTATGTAAACAATGTCGTAACAGGTGGCTATCCCATCATCAGGGACCAGATTTTCAGGTATTGTGACTTTGATCTGTAGTGCAGCAGAATTATAAGGCAGAGAAAATCAATCTATTTTAAATGCTGattatttttttctcaaaaagctgggtgtgcatgtgtgtgacatGAAGGTAAatgggtggggatggagagaaGAGGTATGCAATATATACAACAGATATAGCTGCAGAAATCAAAAGGCTTAAACTAGTCCTGTTTTGTTACCAGGAATATTAGAACTAGTAGCATCACACCGAAGAGATTGTAATTAATACCAGCTCTAATTCATCTGCCTGCCAAGAACTTGAGGTGCAAAATACGTGGGCTAGTGAGCAAGATGCAGCTGCACATCATGTAGGAATTTATTGAAGAGCAGTTCTGcatagctcaaaaacttgtctcaccaatagaagttgatccaataagatattacctcactcaccttatctctctaatatcctaagGCCAAAACAGCTACAACAAAACTGGTAAACAAATGACATTTGCTATTTTAAATAAGGGATTCTTTCAGTGATATGGTCTATCTACCATTAATTTGAATGTTATATTGAATACATGTATTATGATACTCTAAACAAACAAGATTTGGAGATGGATTTACCTTGAAGCTCCAAGTGCACTGCTCTAGATGTTTTTGTTTTCATCCTGGTTGTTTTAtaacagtagttctcaaccaggggtacgcataagggggtacatcagctcatctagatatttgcctagttttacaacaggctacatcaaAAACACTAgcagtcagtacaaactaaaatttcatacagataatgacttgtttatactgctctatatcaGAGGTCCCTGAAgtgtggggcatgcccccctagggggcagtggaaaaaGGTCTGGGGGTCAAGGGTGCATAGTGGGACCCATGTCAGCCCCCACAGGGGTGAGGAGGGAGTGAcactcagcccctccctgccccccactgtgctccagtcctgcccccagcagcagctccagctcctggtgCCGGCTCCAGCCTCAGCACAGCTCCACTCCGGGCCCCGCGCCAGCCCCATTCCCGGCCCGGAACAGAGACTGGGGGCAAGGCTAGGAGCGGAGCTGCATCTGGTTGCAGGCCCGGCTGTCTGACCCCaactctgctcctgcccctcccttggCCCCTgaccacagccccgcccccagctgtgtcctcagccttggcccccttacctctgtccatGGAGTCACAGTCcccctctgggggaggggggagcggggGTAAAAGGGGACATGACCCccaaaagtttggggaccgctgctctatattatatactgtacactgaaatgtaagtacaatattcatattccaattgatttattgtaTTACTTTGTCACTTTTAccatataatttatttaaaaaaaaaaaaattcagtaataGTGGGCTGTGATGCTCTTTTgtatttctaaggcctggtctacattacggaTTTAGGCTGAAATTAGCCGCGTTAGGtcgatttttaaaatgaatgcgtccacacagCCAACCCAATTccgtcgacttaaagggctcttaaaatcgacttctatacTCCTCctccaacgaggggattagcactaaaatcgaccttgctcggttgaatttggggtagtgcggatgcAAATCAATGGtactggcctccgggagctatcccagagtgctccaatgtgaccgctctggacagcacttagaactccgatgcactagccagatacacaggaaaagctttgggaacttttgaatttaatttccggtttggtcagcgtggtgaactgagcagcacaggtgaccagtcCTCCCAGAATcctagagcgtagaatgtttctacgctccccctatcatctccgtccctgaggttattgcagattagaaggcggaaaaaaaaatgcacttgcgATGATGTTtaccgagctcatgcagtcctcccgcactgatagggcacagcttaatgcatggaagcattcagtggcagaggccaggaaagaattaagtgagcgcaaagagcggaggcaggacgcgATGCTGAGAAAAGCCAGCAAGAGCACAGACTCCCGTTgtatccactgtataaccgcctaccttcctccccatgttccatagcctcctcacccagatgcccaagaatgtgggaggaggctccaggcacccagccacacCACTCCacaggatggcccaagcaacagaaggctgtcattcaaacagtttgattgcttattgtagccacactttaaaaaaaaaaaaaaaagtggctgtGTCCTTCCCCTACctcacctgggctaccttgtccgttatctcatttttatttttttaattaataaacaaagaatgcatggtttcaaaccAATAGTTGCTTTATTTTGAAGGGGAGAGGGTGGtcggcttacagggaattaaaatcaacaaaggggatgGGTttacatcaaggagaaacacacacaactatcacaccatagcctggccagtcatgaagcTGGTTTTCAAAGGCTCTCTGATACGCAgcacgccttgctgtgctcttctaattgccctggtgtctggctgctcaaaattggatgCCAGGCagtttgcctcaacctcccaccccgccacaaacgtctcccccttactgtcacagatattatggagcacacagcaagcagcaataacaatgggaatgttggttgcgctgaggtctgacctagtcagcaaacagtgccagtGAGCGTTTAAAGTGCatgacggtgagctgagtgggctccatgcttgctgtggtatggtaTCTGCATGGGTAAcacaggaaaaaaggcgtgaaacgattgaAAGCCGTTGCTTTCACTGAGGAGGGGTGACTGATTACATGTACCCAAAActacccgcaacaatgttttgccccatcaggcattgggagcttaacccagaattccaatgggtggtggagactgcgagaactgtgggatagctacccactgtgcaccgctccgtaagtcgatgctaccatggtagtgaggacgcactccactgacttaatgcgcttagtgggaaCATagacaattgactgtataaaatcaatatctaaaaatcaacttttataaaatcaatttaattttgtagtgtagacgtaccctcaatgaggtgaaacttggaggtatgtaagacaaatcagactcctgaaaggggtacagtagtctggaatggttgagagccactggtgtatAATAGCCCCTTTTAAGATTAATGGGATGCTGTAAGATGTTGTATCTCCAAAATAGATTTGTACACAACCTAATATGAAGAATTGCATGAAAACATATCTAAAGTCTACTCTCATAGTTTAAGGCAAGTATTGCACTGTTGTACTAATGTATTCACAAAGACTAAAAAATGACTAGTTTAATTTAGAGCTTAATAGTCACACAGAATAACTATTTAATTTTGGGTTTAATAATCCAAAATACTATTAGTGTAGCATGTGGAAACTTTTATTCTTCAAAAATATCCTTTTAGCATCTGTATTGAACTCATGGAATTGGGTTACATCATACAAAAGAAATTTCCAACTCTTTATTATGTTTCTGTTGCACAGGTATGTTCATGATAAGGAGTGTGTGGCCACAACAGGAGATATTACTGTTTCAGTCTCCACATCTTTTCTACCTGAACTCAGTTCTGTACATCCACCTCATTACTTCTTCACTTACAGAATCAGGTGAGAATGCAAATGGGCTATCTTTCCTGATAACAGGAGAGAGTCCTTTATGGAGTTCAAGCCTCATGACTGTTGCACGTGTACGCACAGTTCTCAGAAGTTTGGTGAAATTTAGATACCATATACATATGGGGCTTGGTGTACAGCAtgcaatatatttattttaatacagCTTTAAATAAAAAAGGCTATTTGACTATTTTAAAACTTGGAAAGGGTCTTTTGTTGTACTTTTGTTGGGGGGGTTCTTTTCACTAACACTATATAGCACGTATCACTTGGCAAACATGACAAATGTTTCATGAGTTAAGGAGAGATAGGTAAGAGGAATAATAAAGCTGGGATTAGTGCTCTGGTGTTCCTACTTTGGTCTGTACATAGGTCACTAGAACCATACCACTTTCTCTAAGCAGTAGGGAGTATAGGAtagtattttaaacattttatggTTGGTTTTTAGACATGTAAGTAAGTCATTTCTAAGCACAAAATATATTTGATTTGGATCATAGAATTGAGATGTCCAAAGATGCTCTTCCTGAAAAGGCTTGTCAGTTGGACAGTCGATACTGGAGAATAACCAATGCCAAGGGTGATGTAGAAGAAGTTCAGGGTCCTGGAGTCGTTGGTATGTAAACTGAGAGTTTCATTTTAGCATTTAGAGCATTCCAGTGATTATTGTGAAAATTCTGTAACTTCTGGTGGAGCCATTCTCAGTAATGATGCAAGATGGTGGCTATTCTCTTCTTTAGCAAACATGCATTCTGTTCCACTTTCTCATATTGCATTGTGTGTAAGTGAAAGTGTTAAGATCCTTTAAAACTGAAGTTAATGTTTAAGGAATATAATTTTTGGTTAACTATTTTAAATTGTTGGGCAAATCTGTATATTAATATACAGTAGTTTAATATTAGTATAAATAGTCAAGCCATTTAAAGATTCTTgaattacttagattgtaagctgtttgggacaGGAATTGTctttttgtacagcacttagcacattGGGGTCCTGGTCCCTGAGTGGGGCTCCTAAGCACTTTGAGaatataaattaatattaataatcctGAAGTCTCTAATGCCATCTGTTTTTACCTATGTATTAAGGTTAACAGCATAAGTGCATGTCAGAAGACTTAagtattttttttgtatttagaaATGATTTGTAGCAAaagttctgattttaaaaaaaacaaacaacctctTCCCTTTTCTCCCTGCCCGCACCCCCTCCAGCATGTTGTTTGGGCATTCTTGTCTTTTGAGCTTGATATAGTGACTCCTGTTCAGCAAGTTAGGCACTTCTGATTTAGTGAACAATGTCCTCTAAAAAACTGCTATTCACTTGTGACTGAAAGTGATGCAAAGATAACTAGTCACTAGGATGTTCATTAAAACAGGATTTGTTACAACAAACTTACCTCTTTTTATTTGTATAGTACAGTTACAGAAACACAAACTTTTGTATTCCAGCAGAACTCTAACTGAACTTAATGTCTATAGAAATTAACTATATTGCAAGAGAAAATATATGCTATTTATACCTACTTTAATTCAAAACTTCCAACTGCTCTTCATTGTTTTTTGTATCTGCAGGAGAATTTCCAATAATCAGCCCAGGTCGAGTTTACGAATATACCAGCTGTACTACCTTTTCCACTACTTCAGGATACATGGAAGGATACTATACCTTCCATTGTCTCTACTATAAGGACAAGTTCTTTAATGTCATAATTCCCAGATTTCATATGGTGTGCCCAACATTCAAGGTGTCTACAGCACGCATGGTAAGCTGAGATACATGTGGTATTGTCATTTGTGCTAGGCTTTTATCCCTAACCTTTTTGCAGAAAACATGAATGAAATTAGCTCTAATAGAATAGTATAATATACATTTTCTAGATAAAGGTCTTACCAGACTCCATAAtcatgacactttttttttccagttttataattttattttatttcttagtaTTATAATGTAGATAATTCCCTACAAGGGGGAAGGACaagaacaacaattacaaaatatagacacacacacacacccacccaccttgTCCCCTAATTTGAATTCCTCTCAGTTCCTTGGGGTGATCATATAGCCAAAAGAACATAACACAATAGATTAATTGAATCTAACAGTTATCACTTATGATTAAATGTTAATGTCACCTTATGCTTGGATTACTGTGTACACTTCATGTGGGGCTTCACTTAGTTAATCCAAAAATTTGAGTGGAGTAATGGTCTGTCTGTTAAGCAGCACATGTTTGTCAGGTGCAGTATATGTCACTAGAGTTATAATTTGTATTTTGAATCAAAGATGGCTTGAAGCTAAGATGCTTAATTTTTATCCCTGAATCCCTAAGTGGGTTGggactgttgccggcacagaggcccgaggcgacagcaacagtgatGATTGCCCGTGTGCTTGCTTCAATAATAAACACACaggtggagaaaagaaaaggtttatttgagcccagcAAATCAGGTGGCAAGACAACATAACAAAaaatcctgcacacacacacaagcggTTTTTTTCTCTCTATACATAACTCAGCAGCTAAGTCCCAtcacccccactcctcctctcccccacctttCTTTCATTCCCATGCAATAACACTTTGCAATGCAACCTTAATTACC
Proteins encoded:
- the FBXO3 gene encoding F-box only protein 3 isoform X2 — translated: MAAAVEPELQPLSLELLPTDPLLLILSFLDYRDLLSCCYVSRRLNQLSSHDPLWKRHCKKYWLLSEAEKTQRKQSWKAIFISIYSDLGRYIQYYATLKKAWDDIERYLGQRCPRMIGSLKDSVQEEDLDAVEAQIGCKLPDDYRCSFRIHNGQKLVVPGLMGSMALSNHYRSEDLLDIDTAAGGFQQRLGLKQCLPLTFCIHTGLSQYMALESVEGRNKYEIFYQCPDQMARNPSAIDMFITGTSYLEWFTSYVNNVVTGGYPIIRDQIFRIRIEMSKDALPEKACQLDSRYWRITNAKGDVEEVQGPGVVGEFPIISPGRVYEYTSCTTFSTTSGYMEGYYTFHCLYYKDKFFNVIIPRFHMVCPTFKVSTARMETNHNEYAMDEDEDSTDTDEYEDRRRVLDIPAPSGRCPRHT
- the FBXO3 gene encoding F-box only protein 3 isoform X1, coding for MAAAVEPELQPLSLELLPTDPLLLILSFLDYRDLLSCCYVSRRLNQLSSHDPLWKRHCKKYWLLSEAEKTQRKQSWKAIFISIYSDLGRYIQYYATLKKAWDDIERYLGQRCPRMIGSLKDSVQEEDLDAVEAQIGCKLPDDYRCSFRIHNGQKLVVPGLMGSMALSNHYRSEDLLDIDTAAGGFQQRLGLKQCLPLTFCIHTGLSQYMALESVEGRNKYEIFYQCPDQMARNPSAIDMFITGTSYLEWFTSYVNNVVTGGYPIIRDQIFRYVHDKECVATTGDITVSVSTSFLPELSSVHPPHYFFTYRIRIEMSKDALPEKACQLDSRYWRITNAKGDVEEVQGPGVVGEFPIISPGRVYEYTSCTTFSTTSGYMEGYYTFHCLYYKDKFFNVIIPRFHMVCPTFKVSTARMETNHNEYAMDEDEDSTDTDEYEDRRRVLDIPAPSGRCPRHT